The following coding sequences are from one Armatimonadota bacterium window:
- a CDS encoding DUF393 domain-containing protein, protein MVAWARRKDTQRVFQSAPYQEAPTPPMTSDIFKACERAVHVVTNDGRVLKAGRATLFVLERVGWGWFARLLSYPPLVWLVEIGYWIFAHGRSFFALFMFRGDKDD, encoded by the coding sequence ATGGTCGCCTGGGCCAGGCGAAAAGACACACAGCGCGTTTTCCAATCCGCGCCGTATCAAGAGGCGCCGACGCCCCCGATGACGTCAGATATTTTCAAAGCGTGCGAGCGCGCCGTCCACGTCGTGACGAACGACGGCCGTGTGCTGAAGGCGGGACGGGCAACGCTGTTCGTATTGGAGCGCGTCGGCTGGGGTTGGTTCGCGCGCCTGTTGTCGTATCCGCCGCTCGTGTGGCTTGTCGAGATCGGCTACTGGATCTTTGCGCACGGACGGTCGTTCTTCGCGCTGTTCATGTTCAGAGGGGATAAAGACGACTAG
- a CDS encoding biotin-dependent carboxyltransferase family protein → MKIEIGRMIGIASLEDAGRPGRRKHGVPPGGAFDRESFALANALVRNDLGAPSIEFALGTLEFEALEAGAIAVVGGARDVSVDEKTYPARSLLQLRKGDRVEIGPPVVGLRTYVAAPGGWCAKPILGSASGTIVDSGDVLCSAETRSAAQPTSLADEPASMTSRRLRYIGPDEALHGQYQVTREINRVGLRLRGTPVASAPATEISEPSVFGSIQASEDGTIMIHGPDGPTIGGYRKLGTIIRADLDRLGQLMAGAAVYFERTTCEAAQEIWGEDELRRSSQLKLISLLVSGH, encoded by the coding sequence GTGAAGATTGAGATCGGGCGAATGATCGGGATCGCGTCGCTGGAAGACGCCGGTCGGCCTGGCAGACGGAAGCACGGCGTCCCGCCGGGAGGCGCTTTCGACCGCGAGTCTTTTGCGCTGGCAAACGCCCTGGTGCGGAACGACCTGGGTGCGCCCTCGATCGAGTTCGCGCTTGGAACGCTTGAGTTTGAAGCGCTCGAAGCGGGTGCGATAGCAGTGGTCGGCGGGGCGCGGGACGTATCGGTCGACGAAAAGACGTATCCAGCCCGGTCGCTTCTGCAACTGCGGAAAGGAGACCGCGTGGAGATCGGGCCGCCGGTCGTCGGTCTGCGGACGTACGTTGCAGCCCCCGGGGGTTGGTGCGCCAAGCCGATTCTCGGAAGCGCGTCGGGCACGATCGTCGATTCCGGCGATGTGCTTTGCAGCGCCGAAACGCGGAGCGCTGCTCAGCCGACCTCACTTGCCGACGAACCCGCCTCGATGACGAGCAGACGTTTGCGCTACATCGGCCCAGACGAAGCGCTGCACGGTCAGTACCAGGTCACACGCGAGATCAACCGCGTCGGATTGCGTCTCCGAGGTACGCCGGTTGCTTCTGCTCCCGCTACGGAGATCAGCGAGCCGTCGGTGTTCGGCTCGATTCAGGCTTCGGAAGATGGCACTATCATGATCCACGGACCGGATGGCCCGACAATCGGCGGCTACCGCAAGCTCGGCACGATCATTCGTGCGGACCTGGATCGGCTAGGGCAGCTCATGGCTGGCGCTGCCGTTTATTTCGAGCGGACGACCTGCGAGGCGGCACAGGAGATTTGGGGCGAGGACGAACTTCGACGGTCCTCGCAGCTCAAGCTGATAAGCTTGTTGGTTAGCGGGCATTGA
- a CDS encoding LamB/YcsF family protein, translating into MKVIDINVDVGEGFAFDGELLRIATSANVCCGAHAGSVDLTMATVAKCITAGVRVGAHPGVPDRAGMGRTPLRITSKEERDDLLSSLVDQLEVAEWDYVKPHGALYNGTIVPGLAADAVATLLSSGKEPLLGMPGTHHEEIARVAGVRLIREGFADRAYDSDGILVARSQSGAVLSSHDEIAAQVLRLARRVDSICVHGDTPGCVAIAEHVLRTLSDAGYEVRA; encoded by the coding sequence GTGAAGGTGATCGACATCAACGTGGACGTCGGCGAGGGGTTTGCTTTCGACGGCGAGCTGCTGCGAATAGCCACGAGCGCGAACGTGTGCTGCGGCGCGCACGCGGGCTCCGTCGATCTTACGATGGCAACGGTCGCGAAGTGCATAACGGCAGGGGTAAGGGTCGGGGCGCACCCCGGTGTGCCGGATCGCGCAGGGATGGGGCGCACTCCCTTGAGAATCACAAGCAAAGAGGAGCGCGACGATCTGCTATCAAGCCTTGTGGATCAACTGGAGGTAGCAGAGTGGGATTACGTCAAGCCGCACGGCGCGCTGTACAACGGCACGATCGTTCCCGGCCTCGCGGCGGATGCGGTGGCCACTCTTTTGTCATCGGGCAAGGAGCCGTTGCTCGGAATGCCGGGCACGCACCATGAAGAAATAGCGCGGGTCGCTGGCGTTCGGCTGATTCGCGAGGGTTTTGCCGATCGCGCGTACGATTCGGACGGAATACTCGTCGCCAGATCGCAGAGCGGGGCCGTTCTTTCGAGCCATGATGAGATCGCAGCACAGGTCTTGCGCCTGGCCCGGCGGGTTGACTCAATTTGCGTCCACGGCGACACTCCAGGCTGCGTTGCGATCGCAGAGCACGTGCTGCGCACTCTGTCTGACGCCGGCTATGAGGTTAGGGCGTGA
- a CDS encoding allophanate hydrolase subunit 1, translating into MRIEPLGDAAFIVRDIDFAPAFVVAARVERLNLPGVLEVSASYDTLGVYVDPSEFDLEALQGALEQSTPYQQGVVGKLHEVPVCYDLGEDLESSASELDLSPDDLVRHHTSVEYTCYAVGFSPGFPYLGYLPSQIAGLGRLAAPRLMVPNGAVAVAGRQTGIYPGGRPGGWRLLGITPLEIVNMSEDYFPISAGDRVAFRAIGLRDYKSLQGERL; encoded by the coding sequence ATGAGGATCGAGCCGCTCGGCGACGCTGCGTTCATCGTACGCGACATCGACTTTGCGCCGGCGTTCGTCGTCGCCGCAAGAGTCGAGCGGCTGAACCTTCCCGGCGTTCTGGAGGTAAGCGCTTCTTACGATACGCTCGGAGTTTACGTCGATCCATCCGAGTTTGACCTCGAAGCCCTTCAGGGAGCGCTGGAACAATCCACACCTTATCAGCAGGGGGTTGTGGGAAAGTTGCACGAAGTGCCGGTCTGCTACGACTTGGGCGAGGATTTAGAGTCGAGCGCCAGCGAGCTTGATCTATCGCCAGATGATCTGGTGCGACACCACACGTCGGTCGAATACACGTGTTACGCAGTCGGGTTTTCGCCTGGGTTTCCGTATTTGGGCTACTTGCCTTCGCAGATCGCGGGACTTGGGCGGCTGGCTGCCCCGAGGCTCATGGTTCCGAACGGAGCGGTCGCTGTAGCGGGGCGACAGACCGGCATTTACCCCGGCGGAAGACCCGGCGGTTGGAGGCTGCTGGGCATCACGCCTCTGGAAATCGTGAACATGTCGGAGGATTACTTTCCGATCAGCGCCGGAGATCGGGTCGCATTCAGGGCGATCGGATTGCGCGATTATAAGAGCCTGCAAGGAGAGAGGCTGTGA
- the dut gene encoding dUTP diphosphatase, protein MPEYQTAGSAGMDLRSVESAELAPLERKRVSTGLKIAIPLGYEGQVRPRSGLALKKGITLVNTPGTIDSDYRGEIGVILINLSDKTVILEAGERIAQLVIVPVSQAVLIGVETLDETARGGGGFGSTGSE, encoded by the coding sequence ATGCCTGAGTACCAAACAGCAGGTTCTGCTGGAATGGACCTACGGTCTGTCGAAAGCGCCGAACTGGCACCGCTTGAGAGAAAGCGCGTTTCTACGGGGCTGAAGATTGCGATACCGCTTGGTTACGAGGGTCAGGTTAGGCCGAGATCCGGCCTGGCGCTCAAGAAGGGGATCACGCTCGTGAACACTCCGGGCACGATCGACAGCGACTATCGAGGCGAAATCGGCGTGATCTTGATCAACCTGAGCGACAAAACGGTAATACTAGAAGCAGGTGAACGGATTGCGCAGTTGGTCATTGTTCCGGTGTCGCAAGCCGTACTGATCGGAGTAGAGACGTTGGACGAAACTGCGCGCGGCGGAGGCGGATTTGGCAGCACAGGATCAGAATAA